Proteins encoded in a region of the Quercus lobata isolate SW786 chromosome 8, ValleyOak3.0 Primary Assembly, whole genome shotgun sequence genome:
- the LOC115956470 gene encoding uncharacterized protein LOC115956470, which produces MTTHLVSLQIGDYNMHRVLVDNSSSVDILYYPEFQQMRIDRERLSLTNALLVGFGGTKVFLLGVITLSVMADDYPQQITREVRDTRVMVFDNGKQFDNSAFRDFCLELGIKNHYSSPAHPQANGQVEVTNRSLLKIIKTRLEGAKAYRSEAVIPTEVGLTSYWVENYDKDKNEEAMCLQLNLVDEVKVTAEQRLARYQNLMAKHYNSNVRHRDF; this is translated from the exons ATGACGACGCATTTGGTTAGCTTGCAAATAGGGGATTATAACATGCATCGGGTCCTTGTCGACAACAGCAGCTCAGTGGACATCCTATACTATCCAGaattccagcaaatgaggattgacagggaACGGTTATCCCTAACGAATGCCCTTCTCGTGGGATTTGGAGGAACGAAGGTGTTCCTCTTGGGCGTGATCACACTATCTGTGATGGCAGATGACTATCCTCAGCAGATCACTAGGGAG GTACGAGATACCAGAGTGATGGTCTTTGACAACGGTAAGCAATTCGATAACAGCGCATTCAGAGACTTCTGCTTGGAGCTAGGGATTAAGAATCACTACTCGTCGCCTGCACACCCACAAGCTAATGGGCAAGTCGAAGttacgaaccgatccttgctcaagataaTTAAGACTCgacttgagggggcaaagg CATACAGAAGTGAAGCTGTCATTCCCACAGAAGTAGGGCTCACAAGCTATTGGGTGGAGAACTACGACAAGGATAAGAACGAAGAGGCCATGTGCCTTCAGCTCAACCTAGTGGACGAAGTCAAAGTGACAGCAGAGCAAAGGTTGGCGCGTTATCAGAATCTCATGGCGAAACACTACAACTCCAACGTTAGGCATAGAGACTTTTAG